GTCAGGGTAAACACTAAGCCATGTTTGTTCTGTACAGCTTAAATtttatcaaatcaaaaaaacagtaacacaacatctactactaagtacttactaagTAATTACTCTGTAataaggacaccttaaaataaagtgttagcccaaatactaacacacacacacggtcctATATATGCATTTACCGTAGATGAGGTAGCAATGTTTATAGCTGATTAtaaatttgtttgtaattattaaatattttgattgcGAAAGACTTTTCTAATCGGTGTTCGTAAACAGAACACCTTCAGAAAATACATTGCTTGATGATTGATGGACATCGCGTATCAGCTTGGCTTTCCTAAAACAAGCACAGTTGCGGatggcttaaaataaaaataaatggcaaacaAATCTCCAAAATGAGCAACAAAACCTCAAATGTTCTCTTGCTCAGGCAGTGACCACAAGGGGTTGATGGATCGTACAAACCAAGCAAAACAAGCTCGAGAGATGGGTCAGAGCACTTACACTATGTAAATAGCGGACATTTGTACAACCtgaatatttgattaaaatcaaaCGACCAGATCCAGCACTGTCTCCGATCTCTTTGCCATCTTCTTTAAAGTTTTGTCGGCCAAAGCTTGGCTTGGTTTTGCAGAAAAGGAGCTATCGATCTCCGACATCTTAAACGACAACCAAAAATATCGTAATTAGTACTTAATTAGGTATCGGTACAAATTGTAATCCATAACTGATTACAGActacataataaaaattgtagttACGTAATTTAGGTTACTCATTTAAGGTACTACTTTTCAGATTACTTTTTACACAACTTTTTTAAACATACCATCAATAGTGTTGTATTTAAGTTACAAATAGTTTACTGCCATTGTATAGATAGTGCAATCATGTAATCCtcaaaaagtaactgtaatctgATTATAGGGATTTTATAATGAAACAGAATCAAGTTACAACCTATTTTTCTATTCGGATCACACGTAACCGGTTACTACCGCTGCCAAAAAAACAATGGCtagcaaatctcaaaacatGCGGCGTAAAGATGTTCTGCTTTTCAGGCGATGACCACAAGGGTTACATATAAGGATTCGCACTTACAAACCAAGCAAACCAAGGTTGAAAGTTGGGTTAGAGCACTTATACTATGTAAATAAGAGACATCCGTAAACCtgaaaatttgattaaaatcaaaCATCCAAGGTTTGCTCCAGTACAAAACTCTTGATTCTTGATTCAAAGCCCTTTTTGGTCGACTTTGCTGGCCATATATTGTTACATTAGATTATCATGCTATCTGCACACATATAAGGTTGGCTGCCATGTAACGGGTGGTATAACGTGCCAGTAGAAAAAGAAGCATCATTGCAGAAAGCATTTGAGCCAATGCACTTTTTGGATATGAAGCCATAGCTGCTAATTGGTGCACTTTTGGTCTCGTGGCTTTTACCTGCGAATTTGAggtcatttcagtttttttctgaagGAAAACACGAGCGTCCTCGAGGTTTATTTGGGACAGTGTGTCCGTACGAATGGAGATTTACATCCAAAGAGACAAGATAGTCAGCTTTCAACCACATGTCACACCCAAGCTCACACCTGTTCCTTATCCAACAATCAGAGCCATCATGACGAGCGgttaaaaccaacaaaaaaaatgatatttgacATGTGGCGTCTGAATTGTGTTGCATGCAGTGATTAATCATTCAACCAgctattactgtttttacatttcttaaaattcatatttgatcTTTTTCATGTAATGATTGGCATGATCCAACAAATAGTCTGGAATAGCATTTTAAGAGCAAGAAGAGATAtacaacattacatttaatcCTCAATTGTATAATATGATGTTTACTACTAATTCACTATGAATAATCTTAAACTGTAATTAGTGTCAGTTAAAAAGGTCAAATCAACCAAGAACTGTAACGAAGAGTCAAAGGCAGCGTTTTATTGAAATACACAAAATCAGACAGAGGCAAACCACAAGCAGAAACAGTAAGTACTTtgtagtttttaacattttatgataTGATTTAATGATATcatacgtgaccctggaccactatttgaaaatctggaatctgaggatgcgaaataaataaataaaacgttaaaATAGTTGTCGATTGATTTAATGATATGTTTATGGTAGGAAAATTACTAAATGTCTACATggaatatgatctttacttaatatcctgatCATTCttggcaaaaaagaaaaatcaataattttggCTCACAATGATTGTTGTTTATTGATACAAATAAGCTACTTATGAATGGTTTTGGTCaagtattttattctattatgaATGTatagattattttaaatgctttgcgtgcttttttatttgtcactGTTATTGTTTAGGGTTTTAGTCAAtgttactgtcactttaaggATCTCAAAATCCGAACCCTTGCTTTCTCTCAGCTTGTGGGAAGTGAAAAATATTATGCGATATTTCAAGTTGTAGTTTGCTTCTACTTAAATCTTGGGCAAATAACAAgattatgttacattttagtaattgtttCCAAACTTATAGACATAGCTTTATGAAAAACAGTGGAGGTGTTTTTTTActgaacacatttttgtatgaaTTACTGTAAATGATTCTGTAAGTTACTTATCACCACCTATTGACGTTATTTTTTAgattgtaaacacacacacactctgggGATTTTCTAAAGatgtaatgatttttatattgtacagaTTTAGGTCCATATATAGtctataaatatttgaacactcacaaaattgtaataatttcgATTCTGTATGCCAAAAGGAAGTTGAATGCAGGACACGCGGGGGACCTATCTCACGATTTTTAATATCATGTAAATTCGTCCCCTGCACTTTTTCGGGCAAGTATGTTCGTATAGACCTTTTTCATAAAACGCAAAATTACCCATTGTGCATTGCGCGTAGACTTATAACTTCCGGTTCAcagtgtatacatatgtattaccaaagactaaccccaaagAATACCCAAGACGTGTTACATATAGTTTTAAATGGGGCAAAATGCTGATCGTTGAATGGCTGATCAATCacaagaagccccgccttctaaacGAAATAGCCAATCACTGGTCTGTAAAGTCATCGCATGTGCTGTTAGAAGttccggttgctatagaaacagtcagcatTCATGTGATGTGCGCTTAGGACTGCATATGCGCACTCATGCTtgagaaataagctttttatacCGCTATttgagaaataataattattgcacagttttaaattaaaatatcatacagtttatgtttcatttattcatactcGAAGCTGAAGGGGGGTTTTGTGCAGAAATGAATAATATGGACAAAAGCgaatacagaaaaacagaaacttttgGAACATGAAGACAATAAACTAACGATTGTGacaatatatgtgtttttaaagtaatCTCCAGACCAGATAATTAATAGGTTATGTAAACAATGCAGTGTTAATTGACATAGCATTTATCACTCTATAGTAACTATTTTGACTTATCATGTGATGAAAAGTTTTTGTATTAGGCTATATAAACAAGTCAGTAATATTGGTTATCGATATCTCATTTCTAAGCCAATAAGATAAAAGTTTACCATTTCAAAGTTTTTGAACAGTCAGATtgttaatttccttttttttttttagagaagtctcttctgttcatcaagcctgcatttatttgaaacattattactatttaaataactgttttctattcgaatacatttcaaaatgtcattcattGTGATTTCAAATCTGCATTTTAGCGTCATTCGTACAATCTACGTTAAATTATTCTGATACTCTGATTTGCTGTTAAATACCGTTTTGGTTCATCTATCGTACATATACAGGGAGTATATGCCTATAAACTTCTAAATTCTTCTTCTGTCTAAACTCACTGGAAGCCATGCTCATCGTCACAATACTGTTACAAACCTTGTCCAcgcttttttcctttcttcgTTTTGGTTGAGGTTGATCTTAATTTCAGCCGTCCAAAGAATACTTTCCCAGAAGGGCTCtggtgtcaccaagccagcagagggagcccttacctccgGATGGTCTGtgttcacttcctctgctgctacttcctgttgtgGGACTATAAATGctgtagcaggcccctcacctgcaggttgtgTTGTTTGATTGTCATTTGATTGTCGGTTCTAGTTTTCCTTGTGTTTCCCGAGCCATAGATTCCTTgattttgaccctgcctgtcttttgatACTGTGATTGTTACCCCAATAACATGATATTTATCCCCTGGAATGCAACTTTTGGGCTAGCTTTAAGTAGTTATAGTTTTGAGAAAACCTGGCAACACTGCTTTGTATTTGCTTTCCTTGAAGTCTTGATTGCAGACTTTGACAGAGACACGTCTTTTAGCCAAGCTATTTACTTAGCCATTCTTAAAGTGTCTGCTATCTCTttgatagatttgtttttttttttttgaagcctGGTAATTGTCTGTTTCATGTGTATATAGAGCTCCTTTTATCACATGATGTGGGTTTGGAGCAACGACTTCCAAACTGAGAATCAGTTCCAGGCCTTTTGCTTGCTTAATTGATGTAGAAATAACAAAGGAATATCCCACAGCTGTCCATGAAACAGCCAATTATTTATGGTCCCTTGAAAAAGGATGGGGTTAGATGTTAAAGAGCTGTATTTTCTTAACCCTTCCTCCAATTTTGATGAGAATACCCTCAAATTAAAGAAGTGTGCACTTCAACCCtacattatgttatatttaggTCAGCAGCTAAAATatgtgttcaaatatttttggacCCAGCTTTATATacaacccctaaccctaacaatACCCCTCAACCTAAACCTTCAAAAAACCtaacatgcttatttttatatgatttgtAAATCAAAAATGTCCTCACAACATCAAAAGTTCGGTAAACTGTAaggttatattatataaaaaatattttaaatacacttgAAGTGGTTCATTGAGAGAATAATGGAACAATAGACCAATAATTGAAAAGTGAGGGTGCCCTCTAGTGTAAAGATCCACCATTAAAGGTCCCATACTGTACACCGTTTTACCTACTGACCCtgtaaaaaactttaaaaatgatatatttgcTGTATAAGTAACGAAAACCAtctcaatatatttttacagctcCTCCCTCAGGAGCTCTGCCAAAAACAAGCCGATTTTGCCCTGTATAACTAACGTTCATGAGCTTCTCTTCTGATTGGACAGTTTTTTCTGAATGACGCAcgaccaggccaatcaaatgtaacgCCATCACAATTATGTCCGACTGGAGATGGCCCGCTCAAACCAGCACAGATTCGGCTACATAAGGAGCTAAAATATCATCTTGTCGTGATGTTGGGTACCAGAATTGACGTTATATTATGATTGCGAACCTGATGTGGACAAAAACTGATTAAACACGATAAAAATAGGGGACTGGACAAGACGTTCGTCAAAAATGCTGAGGAGATCGGAAGTCAATTTTTTACGGAAATCATAACGGCTTGTGAAAAGTCACAGCTACTTCATGCAGGTTGTGTGCAATTTATTGTGGATTGAGCGTTTtgaaacatacagtatatagtaGTTACATAGCCTCTAGACTTCACTTATCACTAAAAAAGCCAGATTTgacaatatgggacctttaagTGTTCACACAGCATGGCTTTATTgatgcaaaaatacaatattcaCGACAAACAACATTTCTTCAACCGATTTTGCCATATAAAACTATTACATTAAAAGATTTGCACAACTTTAATTTCTGTTTCAACACTATAGTGATTCAATTTATTCAACCTTAATAAAATCACACAATCCTATATTCATGTTAAaagcatataatataatatttatgtactttGGCAATTACAGAATCCCATATGTATTTAATAGAAAACTTTTGTTAGTTGCTGATATAAGTTACGTATAACGTATATAACAAAATACGTTACACGAGAAGATCATGTATGCTGTCTTGACCAATGAGATGTAGACCACTGAATTTGAGCAGCCACATTTTGGCCAGCCATTATGATTTTTTGTCTAAACTGTACCAGTACAACCAGAACAGTAACACAGTGATGAAGCTGACAGAGAGGAAAATAACATACAAAGTGAACAGAAACCGATCAATGACCTCCCCCAGGTGTATCCACTCCTCTGAGTTCTGATCGGTGGAGAAATGCTTGTCAACTTGCTGGCGAACAGCGAGTACGTCTTCACGAATCTTCTTCAGTTCCTCCAGGTCTTGCTCAACGTTGAACTCTTTTTCTGGGAATCTAATTTGGATGATCTCTTTTTCAACTGAAATTGTGGAAattgtgtgttctgtgttttctgcTGGCAGAAattgttgcatttattaatttggtcTAAAGTTAAGCAAGCGCAGCATGCAGCGTTTGCTTGTGCGGTaaatatgctgtatttatttatagatactATACATTATATATGACTGTCAGTTGTCCAAGAGGGTTCATATTACTGTTATGAACTGTTGTTCAGACTTACTTTGAGGTTCAGAATTCTGCTCGGAGAATTTCTTGCGCAAGCAAACCAGTCGTGCCAAGTAATGCAAGAACAACACTTTAACCCAGTTTGGAAGAGGGGGATAATCACTCGAGCCACAAAGAATATTAGTAACAACAATTGTCTCCAATAAACTGGCCACCATAAGCgctaaacacagagagaaaaacacatctgcagggagagagagagagagagagaatagcaTAAGTTTACTGACTTAAGATTAGTTACTGATGCATgtatagttcatccaaaaattcaaatttgcATGTAATTTACTAACCCTTAAGCCTTTTAAAATGTGggtgcagtttttttaaagtaaacgaTTCCCTGCATTTTATGATTCGTAAAATGTAAGTCAGTGGCTGCCGTCAAAAAtgcggtaacactttacagtaaggtgtcagtttttccattgtttattcatgttatttcaCAGTGCataaactaatgttaacaaaacaaaagttgtaattttaataatgcattagtaaatgctgaaattaacagtaacatttaataagtgcggtagaagtattgttcattcgtTGTTCGTGTTAcctaaaatacatatacaaagaCGAATATCTATGGCTGATATATTGAGGTCTTATGAAGCAAAACAatcagtctgtgcaagaaaccaaacattatttatttttattgttttaactgAACATTACTTTAACATTATATGTAATTGAGCGTGTCAGATGTACAGTTTGTATCATTCTTTTGACCGTTCAGCAGTCCGACTGAATTCTGTTTGAATTCGTTTTAATCCTATATGATGAATAAACTGATTCAGCACTCCAGTTCCTCAAACACTTCAGATCGAACAACGATGAGCTACTAATATGTAAGTGCgtgaacaaaacatttgattcaAATGCAAGTTTTTATGGTTCTTCAtggtttatgtaaaaataatgagatGTTTATTCACAATATCTGACCGCAAATTCTAAATATGTTGTATTAACCAAACAAACTCTCTGAAAGAATTAGATCTTGCGAACAAATCAGACTACTGACCTCTTGATTACAGGTTATACCGTTGCAAgtaatgttcagtttcttgcacagaatGTTTGTTTCGCTTCATAATACCTCAATATATCATCAGGAGCTACAGAGATTCTTGCACAGAGATTGcctgtaaaagcttttttgATTATCAAGTGTTGGTACTCATTGACTTGCATTTGATGAATCACCAAGGACCACTGTTTCAGCTAAAATTAACTTTACTTTCTATTAAAGAAATAGTGTGCTATGTCTTGGATGAGCAAAGTAACGCAAAATTTTGATCTTTTGAATGAACTCTGGTGCAGATGGTAGATAAAACGACTCTACAAACTTACAATAAAACACTCTAAAAAACGctgggttatttttttttaacccaactGCTGGGTTATGCCTGTTGGGTCATTACGTGGGGATATTTTTCCACCATTGGGTAGATTTTGTGTAACCCAGCTGTTGGGTTAATGGCTGGGTTAATCTCACTGACCATTAAAACTATATCCCCCTCCCACTCCTTCTGAGGAAATAATCCAGCGTTGGTACTTTGACCCAGCTGTTGGGTTACAGTCGGAGCGCGGGCTTTTCATTCTCCTCAAGAGAGAGCGAGTCCTCAGCGCCGTCAATTTACTGGACCTCATTAGTGAAAATAAGGGTTGTATATTTTTTACTCCATCTCCTAAGTCAACAGGGAACTGTTAAAAGAgttaaatgtatgtaaagttGAAAACTATGCTGCATAATTCAATTTGTCTTATATTTTTGCCCATGGGTGTTTTGAAAATTACTTTTGTCTCTAGTCCGCTTTTAATTTCAATcctgatttttattcattttaagccGCCAGTAATCATTTTCAATCAATATTtgagttaattaaaacaatccAGCATGTTGGGTCAAATATTTAACCCATCTGGATGGGTAGAAATAACCAATGTCCATATCTGACCCAGCATTGGGTTACCAAAATAACCCAAATTGGGTTGTTTTAACCCAGCCATTTTTTATAGTGTAacctaaaaatattattaagaaCAGCTGGCACTTGACAGTTCTCTATTTGATTAAATGTGCCTGAAATGTTTGAGAATTATTGATTGTATATTATACGAGTTCCTTTAAATTATTCTTATATAGTTTGTAAAGaggtccaaaagtctgagactTAACAAATGTTACATggaatttaaaatagattacaCTATTCGTAGGTCCctaaaatatcaatttaataatctcaatcatttcaaatgtaattccTAATAAAAACCGATTTGATTTAGAATCCTTGCAAAATagaagcattttattttcagactcAGACTTTTGGACCCGCACTCTTTATATAAAGCGATAACAGACTTATTAGAGGTATGGTGTCTCCTGTAACAGGAAGAAGGTCATtcatgaggaggaggaagacggTGTAGCCTAAGATCAAGGTCATTTTGAAAGCAGAGCGATCCATTTTCTGAGGAGGCAGGAGGAAGCTGCACAGATCTACGGTGATCAGGCAGTAGCTGGGGATCAGCAGGTTCACCACATACAGAGTAGGTCTGCGCTTCAGGACGATCTAATATGTGACAACCATTagaacaaaaattacaaaaattaattaattaaaatgaaaacttccAAACACAGTGAAAGTGACACAAACATTGTAAACGAGTTCATCCCATCTGTCCAATCCATCCATGTTGAAGTATGAAGAGTTGGCGGATTTTCTGGCGGACATGTCAGTCAGTTGCCACTCTCCTTTAGTCTCCATGTactttaaagattttttgaGTGTGGCCTCCACTGGCtctaaaaataatatctgaACATCTCGAACTGTAGGGGGAGAAATTAATCTGAATCAGTCCCAAAAGTCTGGGGCTCTCAAATTTAACACTTGATCAATCAAAGTTTATAGTTTTTAGACAGACAAAATTGTCAAATCCGAATAAAATGCCAAATACTTTGTTTTGGAATTGGAAGTGAAATCGGAACTTGAatggatgacaaaaaaaaaatcattacttaCTTGTATGCTTGTAAGAGCTGAATGTGTACGTGCAGTTTTGAATGTCGAAAGGAAAGGTGTAGATGTCTAGGTTGCAGGAGCTGATCACATGGACTGGCAGCTGATCTTCTGCTTTGCCATTGTTGTAAAGATAAAGGTAATATGTTTTGGGGGCTTGGTTGTCACTTATGCTGTAATTAAATAGGAACGGTATGTCACAGACATCCACAAGAGTTGTGCGTATTTTTgcagaaagtgaaaaaaaagttatataaaacTTGGTAACCCATTGAAATGCAGCACATACCAGagatatgcaaataaatgcacattgaCCAAGCAGCATCTGTAGTTATATGTTAATATCCTCATATCCAGTTTGCTTAATTTATTAAGTCATTACTAGGTGTCAAGCActagttttttcttcttcttttgtacTTGAGTCTATAGTAGCACATATAACTGCTTGTGGGAAAGCTGAGAATAAAGGATAGTCTGAACTTTAATGCAGCAAATTTGCAGTCTGTAACTCAAACCCTCAAGCTCCACTAACAAGCCAAAGTTACAAGTATGTTTATCCTAATCATTTTTGAACTTCCTTGGCTCATTGCTGAACTGTACAGAGCTCCACACATgacatgcaggaaaaaaaaacgtatgcTACATGGTGCGCAGGATTGTTCCCTCGATATATAAATTGCGCACAGAATTTATATATCGAAGGAACGAATTTCTTCAGCGGATTCTGGCGAAAATTGGTGTGGGTTACACCAAGCATGACCTGAGGGCACATGAGAAGTTTCAGCACAGTGCAGTCTACTGGTCAAAAGATATGAAAATTCTGAACAAGAGTTAAAGAACCCTTGTCTGTAGTAAATAATTATAGAAAATTCCTTTCCATTTTGCTTGTGTTGtgctttctgatatttttgaagctaaagttgtccaaattggACTGTTGTGTAGTAATAATAGTTGaataataatcttttattttggaactCACAATTCATTGATGACAATGTCAGGCCTCCAGAGTTTTTTTCTTGGCAGTGTGATCCGGTCTGTTCCACATTCAACAGGATCCCAGCTCAAACCCTCAATAGTCCAGTCCTTCAAAGCATCAATGTCATtaccattcattcattttacttGTATAGCAGATGGACTATATTTTAAGATGGATTTACGGATCGAATGACAAAGGAAGCTAACAGTTCGTAATAGACACTTACAAATCGCAGCCAGATAAATGTATCCAAGATTTGGGCTTTTTCATCCTAAAAGGGAAAACATccacagtttttattttgccattgaCAATATTTGAACTGCATATGATTGCATACTGTGATTGTATACTTGGATATTTACGCACCACATCTAAAACCGCATACAAAACGAAACCCAACTGGATCTTTGTAGGTGTCCTTGGATTAATAACTGGCCGCACTTCGGTTTTGCCAAAGACGCTCTCTCTGAGCGCTTGTAGGAGAGACTCTGCGGTCGGCTGGGAGCAGTTTATAGTGTCTGCAGATCTCATGAGGGCAGCTGAGGTTTAGCCCCAAAGACagaaagaacacacacaaaaaaaatattaatccaAAAAGAAGGATTACAGTCCTAGAGGCCATAAGCACCTGCCACATATTTTGAACTGATTCTTACATTGCATAATAAAGCCAATGAAGACGAAATGCATTGTAGAAGATCGGCAGTTCATTGTGTATCctgcaatgacaaaaataaatctgaattcaACTCAAAATCAATGACTGATGGCTGAAGGCGATGACTTAATAGATCTGACATCACATTTTTACAGAAGCCACAAGGCTCGTGAAAAAGCTGCTTTATGC
This window of the Puntigrus tetrazona isolate hp1 chromosome 22, ASM1883169v1, whole genome shotgun sequence genome carries:
- the LOC122327187 gene encoding 5-hydroxytryptamine receptor 3E-like, producing the protein MNCRSSTMHFVFIGFIMQSALMRSADTINCSQPTAESLLQALRESVFGKTEVRPVINPRTPTKIQLGFVLYAVLDVDEKAQILDTFIWLRFDWTIEGLSWDPVECGTDRITLPRKKLWRPDIVINEFISDNQAPKTYYLYLYNNGKAEDQLPVHVISSCNLDIYTFPFDIQNCTYTFSSYKHTIRDVQILFLEPVEATLKKSLKYMETKGEWQLTDMSARKSANSSYFNMDGLDRWDELVYNIVLKRRPTLYVVNLLIPSYCLITVDLCSFLLPPQKMDRSAFKMTLILGYTVFLLLMNDLLPVTGDTIPLISLLSLYIKSAGPKV